TCCAAATTTCCCCTTCACCATGTGAGTATCGGTATAGGACTCAATACCGAGGCTGATTCTGCTTCGAGctggtgtgtgcatgtgacATTgttctgtttctcttcttaTGTGTTTCGCTTTTATTCGTTGCAGCTGAATAccgggaagggggagggggagggggaggtgtaagagcacctctccccctccccctctggaTGCTTCTCGGTGCACGTCtgtctttctcctttcttaTGCTACGCTTCCTTCCGGTCATGCGGGAGTGCGCCAGTGCGTTGTCAGCATGCTGTTGATCGCGTTCGGCTGTGTGAGTCTTTTTTGCTCTGCGCGAGCGGCTTTCTACATCGAACTCATCGTCACACGGTTCTGCGTGTTTGAAGTATGTGAGCATGTCTATGAATTCCTagatgcatgcatgcatgcagaTGTGCAGATGTGTTTTGTGCATGCCCAGGCGTGTGAGGTGTTCACTTCGGCTGCTCCCCTACGCCCAGATTCTTCATCTTTGTTTTGCACCGTTGCACCGAAGGAAAGCACAAtaaagtgtgtgtgtgtgttgtcgcGACAGGCGCACTTtgcgtctcttttttttgtttctcttctaTCCCACCCCGTGTTGTCCTTTtcttgtgtgcttgtgcgccTCTTTGCTGGTGCACATCCTCTTGCCCGATCACCTTCTCAGCATACGCTatcagggggaggggaagaggggcgacACAAGCACGACGCCCATCAGCGTGACCACTGCATCCTCCTCTATTTTCCTACTCTTCCCCGCTACATTtgcttcccctcttttcggTTATTTATGTCACTGCGTATCTTCGCTTACGTGGCtgcgctctcctttctcttgtcgTTGTTGCTTGCTCTCTGCTTTTCAGCTTTGCGCCATCgatttttttccctttgagTCTTCTGTTTCCTCATCTGAGTCGCAGAGTGCCAAGTGTCGCTGCCCATGCCGCCAGAGGAAACGCGCCTAGCCGATTTATCTttgatgtgtgtgcgtgtgtgtgtgtagacgTCTTAGTgggagggcgagagaagaagtcGATTGCCGTTTCTCACATTTTTCTTCTATGATGTTGTTGGTGATGTCATTCATGTTAaatctttttttttgtttgtttccctTGACTGCCtgtcactctctctctctctctcgcgcgcgcgcgttctCTGAGAGCACAGCGATCATTCAACGTTTATGCATGTGTTGCGAGGTGTCCAGAGCTGCCGTGTTAgtcgtgtgtgttgtgttgtgttgtgttgctctcgttttttttttttgctatCAAATGCAAACGAAACGgacagcagaaaaaaaaagtgaggAGGGAGTGCAAATGACGGTTTcgctttgtctctctctctccctccctctctctttgccttacacgcacacacacactttgTGGCTGTTCACTAAAGCCTTAGTCCACAGCACATGTGCTCTCTTTGTCGTCCTCCCATGTAGCGCGGAagttctcttccttcccaTTTTTTGAGGCTTCACGCTTGTACATGCCCGTCTGTATGCCCGtatgcatgcatgtgtgtgtgtgtgtgtgtgtgtgtgtttataTAAATGTATATATATGTAAATGAATATGCATATGTGTGTACTTACTCCTTTCATCTCAGTCCCCTTTGGctgatttttttttccattgcTCTGtggctctgtgtgtgcgcgttgAAGCACCTCTTCCTTATGGCTTTTCCCCATTGTTCATCCTAGCCCTCTCTCgatttctctttcccctcctacGAGTAGACCTATGTAGGCATCCTGCTCCTACCCTTTATCCTTTCCCGAACCTCCTCCGATTCACATCTACCCTTTTCGAACCCATGAGCAcgaacacaacaacaacgaaaaaaatGAAGCGACATGATGGGCAGGGCACCACGTCTGTCCGTGAATTCCAtcttcctcatcctccctgctctctcttgttttgctctcatctctttctcgctctctccccgaactcctccctctccttgaCCTTTGCACTCAACTTTGCGGTGTCGTCTCGCGAATGAAGGCTCgacccttttctttcttcccatgcacgcgcgcatgtgtgtgtgtgtgtgccataTGTGtcgccctctttcctcgctgatctttttgtttttccttttctccctgCCGCATATCCTTCCTCTGTTTCgcctttgttgttgctcaTTTTTGAATgacgcccccccccatcgtttccctccttcccctctccccgacTGGTAGGCGGGcaagcggagaggggagagaggtgttGAGTGTGCCATGTAGGCAAGCCTCTGTTGATAAGAGCACGGcaacgcacaaacacacgaCACGAGAGAGCTTCACCAAGAAAGGTAAGGAAAGTGGAGTGGaaaggcagtggcgctggtggccgGCCCAACTCAAACCTTGACCCTTTCAgttgtgtctctcttccttttctatATCTGCGTTTTATGCGTCGAGCCGCGTGGGCGCTCACCTGCACACCCACTTCGTTTCGGAGAACGACGCTTGACACCTTTCTTCGTTTTAAAGGGCCAGCTTGTCGTCGCGTCGGGTTGCCTCCGCCATCCTTTGTTCTCTGCAGAGGAGAGGTTGGTGGTCACCTGTAAGGTGTGTTAGGCGAAACAGACACCGTCTGATACACGCATGTACGCGTGAGTCATTCGAACTTCCACTTCATTCCTACTCTAGTCAGCGCGACGGATGTGGTGCAGCTCTTCTGATTGCTCGTCATCTTTTTCCATCCTTCCTTACTCTCGCTTTTTTCCTCCCAGCGCCTCACTGGCTGACTCTCACGCCACTTTTCCCCTTTACCTGTAGATTCTGTTAGATTCGCAGCACGTGAATGGTTATCTTcgcacgtatgtgtgtgccttcACAAATTCAAGTGTCTCTCTGCCAGCAGAATGCAAAGCGATGCATCACGCATTTCTCGCGGGCACGTCGGGGGCCTATCGCTGCGTAGCAACACACCGATTCGCGCGCTGTTAACAACCCCTATTCTACTCATGGTGGTCTGTCGACGAGTATTGCATTGCCCtatctttccttttccctgttGAACTCCTCAACGGCTTCTCCGCGCCCTCGCCGCTGGTTTTCGGTGTGATCCTCTGCgcactcactctctcttccacctctctctcgggCTTTCTCCCTGCATCTACGCCAGACATGCCCGCGATGAAGCGCCTGCGCTCGGAgtcggcggtggaggagtcgGCGGTGTCGGCGTACGTCCAAACGTGCGTGAAGTTCAAGTCGAACGTGACATTCACGGACATCTCGAAGGTGTCGTGTGTTGCGgcgcacgtgctgctggtgggcgCGCTGGGGCAGCTGAGGGACAGCTCTGTGGAGTCCCTGCGGTTCTACTGCCCAGCTgtcgcggaggcgctgaGGCGTGTGAAGGATGGCGCGACGGTGAAGACGCTTGCGGTGGTTGCGGGGCGCGAGGGCTACACGGAGGTGACGGTGACTGCGCTGCCGGCAACTGCGTCGCGCACAAACTGCCCGTACCGCGCGGACAGCCTCTCGGAGGCTGTTGTTGCCGCCTGCGGGACCGTCGACGAGGGTGAGACGCTGGACGTGTACGTGCGCGCCCCTGCtggcgcagaggcggcgatCGCGAACGCTGTAGCGCGCGCACTCTCTCATTCGAACAGGGTTGCCTGTGTGACGCGTTTTCATCTGTGCgagtttctctttttcctcgttTCGCTTCTTAGTCGTGATGAGGTTTTCGCTGGCTGACCAGTGCtagtctctctctttcacgttTGATTTTCTGCCATATTTTCGTATCCTCTAGCCCCTATATACATATACGTATATAGTCATACATATATGTATATTCGTGCGAGATGGCCGgcctgtctgtgtgttgGTCTGAGTGCGCAGGTGCTGAGGGCTTCCGGTCTTATTCTGAAATGTGTTGCGCTGCTGTAGCGCACATGGGAACTCTTCTGTCGTTTCCCCATTcacttctctccttgtctctcatttctttcttcttcctcaccaagctgcagcgacgcagtgTGCCTGGGGTTTCCGATCGTAGcttatgtttttttttctctccccccctaTTCATATGAATGCCGAGCTTTAACGCCGAGGTTAGGCAGCAGAGGTGATACACGTCTCCAACGTTAAGGAACAGCGGTGGTCTTATCAACTGACGCGGTGTGAGGCGGCTGAGGCTGCAGTGGATGTGAGAGAAGGGGATTGAAAAAGggctttgttgttgtcgacGGTGCCTTTCGGCGTGACTGATttcgctttccctccctctcccctctgttTCAGCGCCTCCTGTTTCGTCCTTCGGCGCTAtttgtgtatgtgcgcgtgcgccatcAAGAGAGTTGGTGATGGGAGCACTTCTGCGTgcgtcttctcccctttcttgTCTGAGTGGTCttgcgtgcacacacacacacacagacatgcgTACGCCACTCCTTGTGTTGGGCTTGTGTTGCGTCTTCGCTGTAGTCTGTGAGgcatcttctctttttcgctggcaccggcagtgctgcggatCTAGAGCAAGGCagagggtggagggaaggTCAGAGCGGGACGGGAAGGCGTTGCGAATGACAGCTCcagcttcttcacctccctctctttcctctcttcccgcaCTGTCTTCAACGCGGTTGTATAGGCGGTGTCGACAGTgcgtggtgggtggggagaggagggcggaAAAGGCGAAGGCACCAAACATCGTCTTCTTCCCACAAGGCAAAACGAGAAAAGGTCCGACTGGATCGTCTGTACACGCACGAGAGCTCATCTCGCAATGCGGTTTCCCCGGTGGCACGCCAGTATCGGTTTTACAGTCGAAGCCATtggggtggtggagggaaTGGACAGTGTATGGGAGGCTGTATGGGAGGAGATTGgcgcagaggagaaaggagtGGAGGGACGCTTGGTCTCTCCTATCCTCTCCTTTCCGCGCTTTCACCTCGATAGGCACCTCGCTGTTCCCCGGTACATTCTCATGCGCTAGAGGCTACTTGCCACTGAGAGGTATGCCTACTTtatgtgtgtctctctctctgagtcGCTACGCTTGTGTATCTTACACGGACCGTGTCCTTCATGTCCTCACTGCTCGAACGATTATGCGACCATGTGCGCTTATCTTTCTACATTTTCTTCGTGTTGCCTTCTTTTCCGCTTTTCCTTTTACCATCCCCTTcgttcctctccctttccttccatCGAACATCGCCGATGATGCCCAGCTTCTCACGCGAGCGCGCAAAACATCCTACGCACATTCTCGATTTAGCTCTTCGAAGTTGTCCGCCCATCacgctttccctctcttctccagccGCATTTTaatctgtttctcttttatTTCTTATCGGTTATCTTGCCTTCtttgtttcgtttttttttgtgtgttgaCTCACCTCTGTGTCTTCGTGTGACCCGCATTACCTACTTACCATTCATCGAATCcatttctcttctccgtAGGCCACGCTTCTCCGCGCCCTCGCCGCTGGTTTTCGGTGTGATCCTCTGCgcactcactctctcttccacctctctctcgggCTTTCTCCCTGCATCTACGCCAGACATGCCCGCGATGAAGCGCCTGCGCTCGGAgtcggcggtggaggagtcgGCGGTGTCGGCGTACGTCCAAACGTGCGTGAAGTTCAAGTCGAACGTGACATTCACGGACATCTCGAAGGTGTCGTGTGTTGCGgcgcacgtgctgctggtgggcgCGCTGGGGCAGCTGAGGGACAGCTCTGTGGAGTCCCTGCGGTTCTACTGCCCAGCTgtcgcggaggcgctgaGGCGTGTGAAGGATGGCGCGACGGTGAAGACGCTTGCGGTGGTTGCGGGGCGCGAGGGCTACATGGAGGTGACGGTGACTGCGCTGCCGGCAACTGCGTCGCGCACAAACTGCCCGTACCGCGCGGACAGCCTCTCGGAGGCTGTTGTTGCCGCCTGCGGGACCGTCGACGAGGGTGAGACGCTGGACGTGTACGTGCGCGCCCCTGCtggcgcagaggcggcgatCGCGAACGCTGTAGCGCGCGCTGTGCCGCACTCATACACAGCGAAGTCTGGGCAGGCGGCGAATGCCTATATGAAGCAGACGACAACAGTGAACGTTGTGATGTCGTCACGCGTCGCGTTCACAAACGAGAGCGTGCAGGGGAAGTCCGTGTGCGCcgcggagctggaggcgatCTGCACATcagtgcagctgtgccagcgCCTGGTAGACACGCCGCCGTGCATGCTGGATACTGTCGTGTACGCTGAGATCGCTGCGGCGTACGCCGCTGAGCTCGGTGCGGACATCACCGTAATCAAaggcgaggagctgcgcgagaaggGCTACGGTGGCATCTATGCAGTCGGCAAGTGTGCTCAGTACCCTCCACATCTCGTGACGCTGCGCTACAGGAACCCGCACGCCGCTACCTGTGCCAAGAATATTGCGATGGTTGGCAAGGGTATCGTGTACGACTGCGGCGGTCTTGCTCTGAAGCCAGCCGCGCACATGACGAACATGAAGACGGATATGGGTGGCTCCGCTGGTGTGTTCTGTGCCTTCATcgctgtggtgcgcagcatgAAGGTGCAGACGAGTCACTACAACCACATCGCCAACATCAGTGTGACGCTATGCATAGCCGAAAACGCGATCGGTCCCAAGTCATATCGCAACGACGATGTGGTGATCATGAAGTCCGGTAAGTCAGTGGAGGTGATGAACACTGATGCAGAGGGCCGCATGGTTCTGGGCGACGGCGTGTACTACGCAACGGGGGAGCAGGACTTCGTTCCGGATGAAGTGATCAACATGGCGACGCTGACGGGTGCGCAGGGTGTGGCGACGGGCTCGAAGCACGCCGGCATCTACGTCAGCGATGCTAAGGCAGAACAGGACATGGTAAATGCAGGCCTGCAGTCCGGCGACGTGTGCTACCCAGTGCTCTACTGCCCCGAGTACCATGAGGAGGTGTACCGAAGCCCTTGCGCAGATATGCGAAACATCGCAAACTCGCAGTCGAGCGCCGGCtcgagctgcggcggctACTTTGTAGAGAAACATCTCCACGAGCGCTTCAAGGGCCCTTTTGTGCACGTTGATATGGCCTACCCCAGCTCGAACACTGCTGGTGCCACTGGCTACGGTGTGGCTCTCGTGGCCGAGTACCTGCGCAAGTACTAGCGAGATGCCAGACAGGGAGAAACAGAGTAGCGTAGTGTGAGAGCACAAGAGCAACGAAACAAAGAGGCGATTGTCGTGCGGAGGGGAGAACGTTCCGGCTCTTCGACCTTGGTTCAGCGGCGTGTGCCATCCCGTCACTCGTGCGCCTCTCATGCCCTTGATCGTACGCTCCACCATGCATAATGCAGTTGTGCTCGTATAGCTCGTTCTCATAGTTCGTGAGCAGGGGTGGCGTGTGGGGCTGTCTAGCGCTtacgcttttttttttctttttttttttccagaatgtgtgtctctcctgTAAAGTTTGTTGTACCGCTCAATCGCGTCGAGCGGTACACACCGACGCACCCatccgggggggggggggctgaaCGACGCACCCatccggggggggggggtcgtgACGACGCTACCCATCCGGGGGGGGGTCGTGTACGACGCGTACCCTACGTCCGGGGGGGTCGGTCGTACGGACGTCNNNNNNNNNNNNNNNNNNNNCGCGCGTACGTCTTTCGTTTTTCGTGACGTACGTGTGGTCGTCGCGTAGTGTGCGCGAGCGCGCGCGGGCGCACGACGCGCCcggcggggcgggggggggctgaACGACGCACGTTGTCTTTTGGTGTCTCTGTTTTCCTGCATCGTCATCGTTGTCGTTATGCGTGGAGTCCacccttcacctcctccttgcctttttattattattattatttttttttctttgcctccacGTGGGCGTAGCACAGCTGGCAAAGGCCAAGCGACAAGCCGTCGAGGAGCGCtgtggcgagagagggggctgTGCGCTTTGTttggttgtgtgtgcgtagaCGTGCGACCCAAAGACGAAAAATAAGAAGGCTGGTGGGGTTACCTGTTCGTTTCCACCCGCCctttctctgcctgtgcgttccttcttttttaattttcttttctccctttcgGCTCCCTTGTTGCGCCTTAAGCGGTGTGGTGGAACTAACGGAAACGAACGATTTACGCCGACCAGTAAAGAGGTCAGTGCCGCGTAGTTGCGGGCAGACGGACCGTTTCCGCTTTCTTTCGCAGGATTCGCTTCATAGTCACGCCCACGCGCGTACCGTATGGTTTCAGAGAGGCTTACAGTGGGCACctactgtgtgtgtgtgtgccctgtaggagagggaaaggagaaagaggaagcggaggaTGGAGTTGTTCTGCGCCGAGGTGCACTGTGCCGAGCAAAGGGCGGAGGTTTGACGTAGGGCCACGGGTGCTGCTGAGTGATAGGAGGCCGCTGGAGAATGGGATATGGAGAGGTGAGACCGACAGGCaaccgcaacagcagctggctCACCTCTGTCACTTGCCTTCTCCTGTAGTCTGCCGCACCGTGTTTCTTGgcgcctccttttcctgGTCGCTGTCCTCCCCTtccgcacctctctcttctctggtTCTGCCTCATCCTTTACACCCACCACTTTTTCAAGACGCCTTGATGCCCCCCCCGCACTACGAGGCCTCGACAAGGACAACGTGCTGTCACACAGGTGTATGATGGAAAacactctctcctctcttgcctgTGTTCTGCTCTTGTTTCTTCGGCACCTTCCCTCGTTCGGCTCCCCATGCACCAAGCCGCAGGAGCCACGTGCACGCCCACGCCTCTAAAACACGGCCGTAGAGAGACGTAAAGAGGGTGAGGCGCTGTGGCTGTTCggctttgcttcttcttcccgctttttcctctctttttttttttagcaTTTTGCTGCGTCTTTGCGGGGACGTGGTGTTGCCccgtgctgccgccacaggaGGACAGGAGCGGGACTCAGAACGGTGGCTCCGTGCGGGATTTGCTGCGTcatcacacccacacacacacacacacccactcgCATACACACCCCGCTACTCACGCCACGGGTGCTGTTGcttcacacccacacatgtaGCACGGCGGTAAACGCAGGAGTGGGACTTTGCAGCCTTGGGTGTTTGGCTTGCGAAtctctgtttccctttttACTCTTTTAATTAGCTCAGGGCTGGGATTAAGACGGGGCTTTCTTCATCCCAGCCCTGAGCTGGTCTCACACTTCTTCCCGTAGCCGCGCTTCGTGTTTTCCGTTAGCAGGTGGCGTTGCTCTACGTGTTGATCGCGTGCACTTGATGGACGACCGTCTGATCATGGCGAGCCAAGCGCGCTCCAGCCTACTagatggcgctgcggggTTGCCACCATctctgccacagcggcagacgACAGAGATGGAAACAGGGAACCAC
This portion of the Leishmania panamensis strain MHOM/PA/94/PSC-1 chromosome 11 sequence genome encodes:
- a CDS encoding aminopeptidase, putative (TriTrypDB/GeneDB-style sysID: LpmP.11.0640), translating into MPAMKRLRSESAVEESAVSAYVQTCVKFKSNVTFTDISKVSCVAAHVLLVGALGQLRDSSVESLRFYCPAVAEALRRVKDGATVKTLAVVAGREGYTEVTVTALPATASRTNCPYRADSLSEAVVAACGTVDEGETLDVYVRAPAGAEAAIANAVARALSHSNRVACVTRFHLCEFLFFLVSLLSRDEVFAG
- a CDS encoding aminopeptidase, putative (TriTrypDB/GeneDB-style sysID: LpmP.11.0650), yielding MPAMKRLRSESAVEESAVSAYVQTCVKFKSNVTFTDISKVSCVAAHVLLVGALGQLRDSSVESLRFYCPAVAEALRRVKDGATVKTLAVVAGREGYMEVTVTALPATASRTNCPYRADSLSEAVVAACGTVDEGETLDVYVRAPAGAEAAIANAVARAVPHSYTAKSGQAANAYMKQTTTVNVVMSSRVAFTNESVQGKSVCAAELEAICTSVQLCQRLVDTPPCMLDTVVYAEIAAAYAAELGADITVIKGEELREKGYGGIYAVGKCAQYPPHLVTLRYRNPHAATCAKNIAMVGKGIVYDCGGLALKPAAHMTNMKTDMGGSAGVFCAFIAVVRSMKVQTSHYNHIANISVTLCIAENAIGPKSYRNDDVVIMKSGKSVEVMNTDAEGRMVLGDGVYYATGEQDFVPDEVINMATLTGAQGVATGSKHAGIYVSDAKAEQDMVNAGLQSGDVCYPVLYCPEYHEEVYRSPCADMRNIANSQSSAGSSCGGYFVEKHLHERFKGPFVHVDMAYPSSNTAGATGYGVALVAEYLRKY